One Hordeum vulgare subsp. vulgare chromosome 4H, MorexV3_pseudomolecules_assembly, whole genome shotgun sequence DNA window includes the following coding sequences:
- the LOC123449550 gene encoding uncharacterized protein LOC123449550, producing the protein MRPQNQIPRQKSPILMATSPPPPRHGPHPPPELPEDVMREILLRVPADDPASLVRAAAACKSWRGMVSDPEFAPAYRLLGGAPPMLGFLYDDRRKYWISHFLPTATSPPLAARDLEHWHALDSRHGLALFYAPRSDAHFVVCDLVTGERWEIRADPKCYDIMWSNLLSDRRLLENDEISCNASVLCAKDGCDHLDCHGGPFLVALVGHDVEGHRYMNYAAVYSSVTREWSEVTSVEQVHTINGTGHSAVVGNNVYVPCVEDDSVVVYNTRDKELSVIKVPLEEQQPYLDLMGLEDGMLLFASVLKPRLYLWSMEAGPRGAAGWARRRVIELGSLLPLPVLEDKLDVSAVGFAEGVGVIFMKTRAGLYKIELESGKSDQVHGGCIDKVMPYMSFYTGAWGPLKASDEASRTVAGATTI; encoded by the coding sequence ATGCGCCCCCAAAACCAAATCCCTCGACAAAAATCCCCAATCCTCATGGCGACGAGCCCGCCTCCGCCGCGCCACGGCCCCCACCCGCCGCCGGAGCTGCCAGAGGACGTCATGCGCGAGATCCTCCTGCGCGTGCCGGCGGACGACCCCGCGAGCCTcgtccgcgccgccgccgcctgcaaGAGCTGGCGAGGCATGGTCTCGGACCCCGAGTTCGCCCCCGCCTACCGCCTGCTCGGCGGCGCGCCGCCCATGCTGGGCTTCCTCTACGACGACCGTCGGAAGTACTGGATCTCCCACTTCCTCCCCACCGCGACCTCCCCCCCGCTGGCCGCCCGCGACCTCGAGCACTGGCACGCCCTCGACTCCCGGCACGGCCTCGCCCTCTTCTACGCCCCTAGAAGCGACGCGCACTTCGTCGTCTGCGACCTCGTCACCGGCGAGCGCTGGGAAATCCGCGCCGACCCCAAGTGCTACGACATCATGTGGTCGAATTTGCTGTCCGACAGGCGTCTGCTTGAGAACGATGAAATATCCTGCAATGCTTCCGTGCTCTGCGCCAAGGATGGGTGCGACCACCTTGACTGTCATGGCGGCCCTTTCCTCGTGGCCTTGGTGGGCCACGACGTGGAAGGGCACCGGTACATGAACTACGCCGCCGTCTACTCGTCAGTTACTCGCGAGTGGAGCGAGGTGACCTCCGTTGAGCAAGTGCATACAATCAATGGCACGGGGCACAGTGCTGTTGTGGGGAACAATGTCTATGTTCCCTGCGTGGAGGATGACAGTGTCGTGGTGTACAACACGCGTGACAAAGAGCTATCTGTGATCAAGGTGCCGCTTGAGGAGCAGCAGCCGTACCTTGACCTCATGGGGTTAGAGGATGGCATGCTGCTGTTTGCGTCTGTGCTGAAGCCTAGGCTCTACCTATGGTCAATGGAGGCTGGTCCCAGAGGAGCCGCGGGATGGGCGCGACGCAGGGTCATCGAGCTCGGGTCGTTGCTCCCTCTTCCTGTCCTCGAGGACAAGTTGGACGTGTCGGCGGTTGGTTTTGCGGAAGGTGTTGGTGTCATCTTCATGAAGACAAGGGCTGGGTTGTACAAAATCGAGCTCGAATCAGGGAAAAGCGACCAGGTGCACGGAGGGTGCATCGATAAGGTCATGCCCTACATGAGCTTCTACACTGGAG